The Acidobacteriaceae bacterium nucleotide sequence AGATTCAGACGGCGGGGCGTCGACGAATTGGCAACTCACTTGCGCGGTAGTTGACACCGCCAACCAAACACCAAGTCTGGGAATTTCTTGCAATGGTATGTCAGGAGGTGCGGACTCGGGCTATGCAGGAACTCCGTTTAGCTACTCCTATGCGGCGAGCTACACTCAAAATGGAAATCTATTGAACGTAGGTGATAGCGTCATGGGCAGTTGGAGCTACCAATACGATAACCTTAACCGCCTGGTGCAAGGAAACGCCGGCAGCAATTCCCAAGGCAATGCATCATTTGGCTCTGCACAGCTGAACTGGAGCTACGACTCTTTTGGTAATTTCAAAGGACAAGCCCTATCGGGTAGCACCCTGATCGCGGTCACCCAGGCGACATACGGGTATTCGCAGAACAATAACCGAATCGACTCTTATAGCTACGATGCAGCTGGAAACATCCTGACAAGCGGAATCAACAACTATACGTATGACGCTGAAGGACGCCTCCTCACCGCAAACAACGAGCATTATGTGTACGACGCAGAGGGACGTCGTGTGGCAAAACTTGCAGGTTCAGCTGTCGATCGACTGTACTTGCTAGGGTTGGACGGAGAGCAGGTATCGGAGATCAGCGGAAACTACAGCGGCTGGCTTCACACAAATGCGTACGCCGGAGGCAAGCTCCTAGCAACGTATGACGGATACGGCCTACACTTCCAGCTATCCGATTGGTTAGGAAGTCGGAGAGCTCAAGTCTCAGGAACGGGGCAGGTAGAAGAAACTTGCACCAGCCTACCTTTCGGCGACAGCCTTAATTGCTCAGGATCCGGGAATGATGCGACCGAACAGCACTTTACCGGCAAAGAACGTGACGCGGAGAGCGGCTTAGATTACTTCGGCGCTCGCTACAACAGCAGCTCAATGGGAAGGTTCATGAGTCCCGATCCGCTGGGCGGCGATCTGACAAACCCTCAGTCCTTGAATCGCTACTCCTACGTTCTCAACAACCCGCTGACGAACACCGATCCAACGGGAATGTATACCTGCACGGACAGCAAAGACTGCTCCTCCAAAAAGGATCAAGCTCTTGAGAAATCGCTAGCTGGTCTGCGTAATTCGAAGGATGCGGATGTGGCTCGTGCGGCTAACGCTTACGGTGCGCAGAACAAGGACAACGGGGTCTCTGTCGGCTTCGCCGATCTCTCCAAATCCGGTGAGGGTGGGAATACCGTTTCAACAATCGGAGTTGCCGCAGACGGAAGCCTAAGAGCAAACTCGGCCATCACGCTTAGCTCAAAGGATGGTGGTACGGACTTCACTGCGGATGTTGGGCATGAAGGAAGCCATGCTGCTGATGCTCAGGACGTGGTGAAGAGCGGCCTCACTGAGGACGGTCAAGCGATCCACGCCGGTATGAACATCACGCCGTATCAATCAGAACAGCGAGCCTATGGCGTCACGAATTCGATCCTGAACTCCGGAAATGAATCCCGCAATTACGTCTGCGGTTCTGGAGGATGCTTGCTAGGCAGAGGTGCGAGCGACATCCCGGGGACGGTGGATCGACTCGTTGGCGGCAATGCAATTTACAACCAGGGCGGCAAGCCGATGTCTTCGACCAATCAAGGCCCTTCGGTCGTGAATGGGGTGACTCCAAAGGCAACGGTTCCATCGGTTCCTCACTAGGCAACGGAGGTAAACACTATGCGCAATGAACTCCGTATCGCCGGTCTCTGGGCTGCGATCTTGCTGACGGTCTCCGCTTCCGGGCAGACTGCTCCGAACACGCCAGCATCGGCGGTGCCGATCCTTCAGGGAGCGGCGCTGCCGATGTACCCTCCCATCGCTAAAGCCACCCATGTAACCGGCAAGGTGGCCGTGCGGGTGACCGTCAAAGACGGGTTGATCGTTCAAACCGAGGTGCTCTCCAAACCCGCCGTAGCATCCGGGGGCAGGTTGCTAGAGTCGCCGACGCTGGAGAACCTGAAGACGTGGCACTTCGCCGCCGACGTGACCGGCGCGTTCACGGTGACCTACACGTATGAAATCTCCGGCACGGAGACCGAAGAGCCGACGAATGCCAAAGTCGAAATGCTCCCCTCTCTGGATGTGAAGGTCACGGCGCGACCTGTGAAGCCGACCGTCATGTACCAGAAGCAAAGCAGTCCAGCCACCGATACTTCTCCTCACGAGAGCGGTCATGCTCAGGGCACGCCAACTCCCTAGAAGCCCGTACAGGCCGCCGCGAGGCGGCCTGTGGTGCGTCTGGGGTTAGGGTGAATGCGGTGCGAGGAGGCTGGGGCCTACTTGCGGCGGATGAGGATGGCGAGGCCGATTACGGCGACGGCGAGCTGGCCGATGTTGACCAGCAGGTTGGCTAGAACCATGTGCGACGGCCTCCTTGTCCCGTCGCATAGGGTCAGGAAGTCGGGAAACTTGAAATCACTGGCGGGAATAAAACCCA carries:
- a CDS encoding energy transducer TonB, which produces MRNELRIAGLWAAILLTVSASGQTAPNTPASAVPILQGAALPMYPPIAKATHVTGKVAVRVTVKDGLIVQTEVLSKPAVASGGRLLESPTLENLKTWHFAADVTGAFTVTYTYEISGTETEEPTNAKVEMLPSLDVKVTARPVKPTVMYQKQSSPATDTSPHESGHAQGTPTP